In one Vidua chalybeata isolate OUT-0048 chromosome 4, bVidCha1 merged haplotype, whole genome shotgun sequence genomic region, the following are encoded:
- the LOC128787039 gene encoding homeobox protein not2-like, whose protein sequence is MKRVRTVFKPEQLERLEQEFLKQQYMVGTERVDLAATLHLTETQVKVWFQNRRIKWRKQSMEQKAAKLSQFGVIQPASADSTGSKDHEEDPVDVEL, encoded by the exons ATGAAGAGAGTCCGCACGGTCTTcaaaccagagcagctggagcgGCTGGAGCAGGAGTTCCTCAAGCAGCAGTACATGGTGGGCACGGAGAGGGTGGACCTGGCTGCAACTCTGCATCTCACAGAGACCCAG GTCAAAGTCTGGTTCCAGAACCGGAGGATCAAGTGGAGGAAGCAGAGCATGGAGCAGAAGGCGGCAAAGCTGTCGCAGTTTGGGGTGATCCAGCCTGCGAGCGCCGACTCCACCGGCAGCAAGGACCACGAGGAGGACCCCGTGGACGTGGAGCTTTGA